Proteins from a genomic interval of Desulfuromonas acetexigens:
- the dnaK gene encoding molecular chaperone DnaK, with protein sequence MGKVIGIDLGTTNSCVAVMEGGEPVVIANSEGARTTPSMVGFAENGERLVGQQAKRQAVTNPENTLYAIKRLIGRKFDSEAVQKDIQISPFKILKADNGDAWVEARGKNYSPPEISAMILQKMKQTAEDYLGEEVTDAVITVPAYFNDSQRQATKDAGKIAGLNVLRIINEPTAASLAYGLDKKAEEKIAVFDLGGGTFDVSILELGDGVFEVKSTNGDTFLGGEDFDQRIIDYVANEFKKEQGIDLRSDKMALQRLKEAAEKAKCELSGSMETEVNLPFITADANGPKHLLIKLTRAKLESLCEDLLNKLVEPCKIAIKDAGLSASDIDEVILVGGMTRMPAVQKRVQEIFGKTPNKGVNPDEVVAIGAAIQGGVLKGEVKDVLLLDVTPLSLGIETLGGVMTKLIEKNTTIPCKKSQIFSTAADNQPAVSVHVLQGEREMAADNKTIGRFELVGIPAAPRGVPQIEVTFDIDANGILHVSAKDLGTGKEQSIRITASSGLSDEEIEKMVKDAESHAGEDKKKRELIEARNQADSLAYSTEKSLQEHGDKVDAETKGKINSALEDLKKAMEGDNTEEIQQKTEALAQASHKLAEAIYAKAQAEGAGEGATPENAGKEGDDNVVDAEFEDVDENKK encoded by the coding sequence CCGAAAACGGCGAGCGCCTGGTGGGGCAGCAGGCCAAGCGGCAGGCGGTCACCAATCCGGAAAACACCCTCTACGCCATCAAACGTCTGATCGGCCGCAAGTTCGATTCGGAGGCGGTGCAGAAAGACATCCAGATCAGCCCCTTCAAGATTCTCAAGGCGGACAACGGCGACGCCTGGGTCGAGGCCCGGGGCAAGAATTACAGCCCGCCGGAAATCTCGGCGATGATCCTGCAGAAGATGAAGCAGACGGCGGAAGACTATCTCGGTGAGGAAGTGACCGACGCGGTCATCACCGTCCCTGCCTACTTCAACGACTCCCAGCGCCAGGCGACCAAGGATGCCGGCAAGATCGCCGGGCTCAACGTGTTGCGTATCATCAACGAGCCGACCGCCGCCTCCCTCGCCTACGGCCTGGACAAGAAGGCGGAAGAGAAGATCGCGGTCTTCGACCTCGGCGGCGGTACCTTCGATGTCTCCATCCTCGAACTGGGGGACGGCGTCTTCGAGGTCAAGTCGACCAATGGCGACACCTTCCTTGGCGGCGAGGACTTCGATCAGCGCATCATCGACTATGTCGCCAACGAGTTCAAGAAGGAGCAGGGGATCGACCTGCGCAGCGACAAGATGGCCCTGCAACGCCTCAAGGAAGCGGCGGAAAAGGCCAAGTGCGAACTCTCCGGCTCGATGGAGACAGAGGTCAACCTCCCCTTCATCACCGCCGACGCCAACGGGCCGAAACACCTGCTCATCAAGCTGACCCGCGCCAAGCTGGAAAGCCTCTGTGAAGACCTGCTCAACAAGCTGGTCGAGCCCTGCAAAATCGCCATCAAGGATGCCGGTCTGTCAGCCTCGGATATCGACGAAGTCATCCTGGTCGGCGGCATGACTCGCATGCCGGCGGTGCAGAAGCGGGTTCAGGAGATCTTCGGCAAGACGCCCAACAAGGGGGTCAATCCCGACGAGGTCGTTGCTATCGGCGCCGCCATCCAGGGGGGCGTGCTCAAAGGGGAAGTCAAGGACGTCCTGCTCCTCGACGTCACCCCCCTCTCCCTCGGCATCGAGACCCTGGGCGGGGTCATGACCAAGCTGATCGAGAAGAACACGACCATCCCCTGCAAGAAGAGCCAGATCTTCTCCACCGCCGCTGACAACCAGCCGGCCGTGTCAGTACACGTGCTCCAGGGCGAGCGGGAAATGGCTGCCGACAACAAGACCATCGGCCGCTTCGAGCTGGTCGGCATCCCCGCCGCGCCCCGCGGCGTGCCGCAGATCGAGGTCACCTTCGACATCGACGCCAACGGTATTCTCCACGTCTCGGCCAAGGATCTCGGCACCGGCAAGGAGCAGTCGATCCGCATCACCGCCTCCAGCGGCCTCTCCGATGAAGAAATCGAGAAGATGGTCAAGGACGCCGAGTCTCATGCCGGCGAAGACAAGAAAAAACGCGAATTGATCGAGGCCCGCAACCAGGCCGACAGCCTGGCCTACAGCACCGAGAAATCGCTGCAGGAACACGGCGACAAGGTCGATGCCGAAACCAAGGGCAAGATCAACAGCGCCCTGGAAGATCTCAAGAAGGCCATGGAAGGCGACAACACCGAGGAGATCCAGCAGAAGACCGAGGCGCTCGCCCAGGCCTCCCATAAGCTGGCCGAGGCCATTTATGCCAAGGCCCAGGCCGAAGGCGCCGGTGAAGGCGCGACCCCGGAGAACGCCGGCAAAGAAGGCGATGACAACGTCGTCGACGCCGAGTTCGAAGACGTCGACGAGAACAAGAAATAA